Proteins co-encoded in one Actinomadura luteofluorescens genomic window:
- a CDS encoding steroid 3-ketoacyl-CoA thiolase has protein sequence MPEAVIVDAVRTPVGKRYGALSGLHPAQLLGAVQRGLLERAGVEAATVGQVVGGCVTQAGEQSNNVTRNAWLYADLPYQTACTTIDCACGSSQQAVHLVAGLIASGAVHTGIGCGVEAMSRVFLGQALTPETGSPAPDGWEPDMPDQFTAAERIAKMRGITRADADAFGLASQVKANAAWARDRFAGQILEIEAPVMTKEGPTGETAVVTRDQGLRDTTAEALAGLRPVLPDGVHTAGNSSQISDGAAAVLLMAADRAAELGLRPRARIVASGMVGSDPYYHLDGPIDATRHVLDRARMTLSDIDLVEINEAFASVVLSWASVLDADMDRVNVNGGAIALGHAVGSTGARLITQAVNELERSDRSTALVTMCAGGAHSTATIIERI, from the coding sequence ATGCCCGAGGCCGTCATCGTCGATGCCGTCCGGACCCCGGTCGGCAAGCGGTACGGGGCCCTTTCGGGGCTCCACCCGGCGCAGTTGCTCGGGGCGGTGCAGCGCGGGCTCCTCGAACGCGCGGGCGTCGAGGCCGCGACGGTGGGGCAGGTCGTCGGCGGGTGCGTGACGCAGGCGGGCGAGCAGTCCAACAACGTGACCCGCAACGCCTGGCTGTACGCGGACCTGCCGTACCAGACGGCGTGCACGACGATCGACTGCGCGTGCGGCTCGTCCCAGCAGGCCGTGCACCTCGTCGCCGGGCTGATCGCGTCCGGGGCCGTGCACACCGGCATCGGCTGCGGCGTCGAGGCGATGAGCCGCGTCTTCCTCGGCCAGGCGCTCACGCCGGAGACCGGCAGCCCGGCGCCGGACGGCTGGGAGCCGGACATGCCCGACCAGTTCACCGCGGCCGAGCGCATCGCGAAGATGCGCGGCATCACCCGCGCGGACGCGGACGCGTTCGGGCTGGCGTCGCAGGTCAAGGCGAACGCGGCGTGGGCGCGGGACCGTTTCGCCGGCCAGATCCTGGAGATCGAGGCGCCGGTCATGACCAAGGAGGGCCCCACCGGGGAGACCGCCGTCGTGACCCGCGACCAGGGCCTGCGCGACACGACCGCCGAGGCGCTCGCCGGGCTGAGGCCCGTCCTGCCGGACGGCGTTCACACCGCCGGCAACTCCTCGCAGATCAGCGACGGCGCCGCGGCGGTGCTGCTGATGGCGGCGGACCGGGCCGCCGAACTGGGGCTGCGTCCCCGCGCGCGCATCGTCGCGTCCGGGATGGTGGGCTCCGACCCGTACTACCACCTGGACGGGCCGATCGACGCGACGCGGCACGTGCTGGACCGGGCCCGGATGACGCTGTCCGACATCGACCTCGTGGAGATCAACGAGGCGTTCGCGTCGGTCGTGCTGTCGTGGGCGTCCGTGCTGGACGCCGACATGGACCGGGTCAACGTCAACGGCGGCGCCATCGCCCTCGGCCACGCGGTCGGCTCCACCGGCGCCCGCCTCATCACCCAGGCCGTGAACGAGCTGGAGCGGTCCGACAGGTCGACCGCCCTCGTCACGATGTGCGCGGGCGGCGCGCACTCCACGGCCACCATCATCGAACGGATCTGA
- a CDS encoding acyl-CoA dehydrogenase: MTIGLTEEHRDLRDAVRAFTSRQVTPAAVRAAVDASREKAPAFWDDLAAQGLLGLHLPEDAGGAGYGLVELAVVLEELGRAVTPGPFLPAVLASAVLHRAGHTEHLPSLADGSAVGAVGLDAGSLTISRSGGGITVTGTSGPVLGAPLADVLVLPVKDGDATAWIVLPRDAVRVDELPSHDLTRRLARVGLENRAVPGRSVLDLDPRAVPDLAAVLFAAEASGLADWATATAAEYAKVREQFGRPIGQFQGVKHRCARMLAHAEQARACAWDAARAHDEGAAREASLAAAVAGATSVQAAFQTAKDCVQTLGGIGFTWEHDASLYLRRAQTLRVLLGSTASWRRRVARLTLDGVRRELRVELPPEAERIRVEVRAELEPAKALDGKERLGYLADRGYTSPHLPEPWGKGADAVSQLVIAEEMRAAGLRAHDMIIGNWVVPTLIAHGSAAQHERFLPASLRGDIRWCQLFSEPGAGSDLAALATRAERTEGGWKITGQKVWTSMAREADWGILLARTDPSVPKHRGLSYFLLDMRSPGIDIRPLRELTGDTLFNEVFLDGVFIPDDLLVAAPGDGWKLARTTLANERVSLSNDSSLGSGGEALLKLATDADDERLTTLGGILCDAQSSSLFGLRTTLRSLAGGQPGAESSIGKLIGVEHIQQVWETAVDWIGPEALTGEGRGGMDDPTWMFLNSRNMSIAGGTTDVQLNIIGERLLGLPRDPQAAS; this comes from the coding sequence ATGACCATCGGGCTGACCGAGGAGCACCGCGACCTGCGCGACGCCGTGCGCGCGTTCACCTCCCGGCAGGTGACGCCCGCGGCCGTCCGCGCCGCCGTGGACGCCAGCCGGGAGAAGGCGCCCGCGTTCTGGGACGACCTCGCCGCGCAGGGCCTGCTCGGCCTGCACCTCCCCGAGGACGCCGGCGGCGCGGGCTACGGTCTGGTCGAGCTGGCCGTCGTCCTGGAGGAGCTGGGGCGCGCCGTCACCCCTGGACCGTTCCTTCCGGCGGTGCTGGCGAGCGCCGTGCTGCACCGGGCGGGGCACACCGAGCACCTGCCGTCCCTCGCCGACGGGAGCGCGGTCGGCGCCGTGGGGCTGGACGCGGGAAGCCTGACGATCTCCCGCTCGGGCGGTGGGATCACGGTGACCGGCACGTCGGGGCCCGTCCTCGGCGCCCCCCTGGCCGACGTGCTCGTCCTTCCGGTGAAGGACGGCGACGCGACGGCCTGGATCGTGCTGCCCCGGGACGCCGTGAGGGTGGACGAACTGCCCAGCCACGACCTGACCCGGCGGCTGGCCCGGGTCGGGCTGGAGAACCGGGCCGTCCCGGGCCGTTCGGTCCTGGACCTGGACCCGCGGGCCGTGCCCGACCTCGCGGCGGTGCTCTTCGCCGCCGAGGCCTCCGGCCTGGCCGACTGGGCGACGGCGACGGCCGCCGAGTACGCCAAGGTCCGCGAGCAGTTCGGCCGTCCCATCGGGCAGTTCCAGGGGGTCAAGCACCGCTGCGCCCGGATGCTCGCGCACGCCGAGCAGGCCCGCGCCTGCGCCTGGGACGCCGCCCGCGCCCACGACGAAGGCGCGGCGCGGGAGGCGTCGCTGGCGGCGGCGGTCGCCGGGGCCACCAGCGTCCAGGCCGCGTTCCAGACCGCGAAGGACTGCGTGCAGACCCTCGGCGGCATCGGCTTCACCTGGGAGCACGACGCGAGCCTCTACCTGCGCCGCGCCCAGACCCTCCGCGTCCTGCTCGGCTCCACCGCGTCCTGGCGCCGCCGCGTCGCCCGCCTCACCCTCGACGGCGTCCGCCGCGAACTGCGCGTCGAACTCCCCCCGGAGGCCGAGCGCATCCGCGTCGAGGTCCGCGCCGAGCTGGAGCCCGCGAAGGCCCTGGACGGCAAGGAGCGCCTCGGCTACCTCGCCGACCGCGGCTACACCTCGCCGCACCTGCCCGAACCGTGGGGCAAGGGCGCCGACGCCGTGTCCCAGCTCGTCATCGCCGAGGAGATGCGCGCCGCCGGCCTGCGCGCCCACGACATGATCATCGGCAACTGGGTGGTGCCGACGCTGATCGCGCACGGTTCGGCCGCCCAGCACGAGCGGTTCCTGCCCGCCTCGCTGCGCGGCGACATCCGCTGGTGCCAGCTGTTCTCCGAGCCCGGGGCGGGCTCCGACCTCGCCGCCCTCGCCACCCGGGCGGAGAGGACCGAGGGCGGCTGGAAGATCACCGGGCAGAAGGTGTGGACGTCCATGGCCCGCGAGGCCGACTGGGGCATCCTGCTCGCGCGCACCGACCCGTCCGTCCCGAAGCACAGGGGCCTGTCGTACTTCCTGCTCGACATGAGGTCGCCCGGCATCGACATCCGGCCGCTGCGCGAGCTGACCGGCGACACCCTGTTCAACGAGGTGTTCCTGGACGGCGTCTTCATCCCCGACGACCTCCTCGTCGCCGCGCCGGGCGACGGCTGGAAGCTCGCCCGCACCACCCTGGCGAACGAGCGGGTCTCGCTCTCGAACGACTCGTCCCTGGGCAGCGGCGGCGAGGCCCTCCTCAAACTGGCGACGGACGCGGACGACGAGCGCCTGACCACGCTCGGCGGCATCCTCTGCGACGCGCAGTCGAGCAGCCTGTTCGGCCTGCGCACGACGCTGCGCTCCCTCGCGGGCGGCCAGCCCGGCGCCGAGTCCAGCATCGGCAAGCTGATCGGCGTCGAGCACATCCAGCAGGTGTGGGAGACGGCCGTCGACTGGATCGGCCCGGAGGCCCTCACCGGCGAGGGGCGCGGCGGGATGGACGACCCGACCTGGATGTTCCTGAACTCCCGCAACATGTCGATCGCGGGCGGCACCACCGACGTCCAGCTGAACATCATCGGGGAGCGCCTCCTCGGCCTCCCGCGCGACCCGCAGGCGGCGTCGTGA
- a CDS encoding PaaI family thioesterase, translating into MTLDLQAEHQATGVDAAAAAARRVVDALVRSGDLSGADMSEVADRLNAVADDLEAAAPPLRDRLVDMWRGDGNTRHDPVTGPENPIAPPLEYTAADSRTIEATATLGLPYQGPPSSVHGGISALLLDHTLGVANGWAGKSGMTAELTLRYHRLTPLFEPLTISARQVSVDGRRIRTVGAIQAGGEDCVTAEGLFIAKYPPRPR; encoded by the coding sequence GTGACCCTGGACCTGCAGGCCGAGCACCAGGCGACCGGCGTGGACGCGGCGGCAGCGGCGGCCCGCCGCGTCGTCGACGCGCTGGTCCGCTCCGGGGACCTCTCGGGCGCCGACATGTCCGAGGTGGCCGACCGCCTGAACGCCGTGGCCGACGACCTGGAGGCGGCGGCCCCACCGTTGCGCGACCGCCTGGTCGACATGTGGCGCGGCGACGGCAACACCCGCCACGACCCGGTCACCGGCCCCGAGAACCCGATCGCCCCGCCGCTCGAATACACCGCCGCGGACTCCCGCACCATCGAGGCCACCGCGACGCTGGGCCTGCCCTACCAGGGCCCGCCGTCCAGCGTCCACGGCGGGATCTCGGCCCTCCTCCTGGACCACACCTTGGGCGTGGCGAACGGGTGGGCGGGCAAGTCGGGCATGACGGCGGAACTGACCCTGCGCTACCACCGCCTGACGCCCCTCTTCGAGCCCCTGACGATCAGCGCCCGCCAGGTCTCCGTGGACGGCCGCAGGATCCGCACTGTTGGAGCGATCCAGGCCGGTGGCGAGGACTGCGTGACCGCCGAGGGCCTCTTCATCGCCAAGTACCCGCCCCGCCCCCGCTGA
- a CDS encoding GNAT family N-acetyltransferase codes for MIEVRRGDELGEDYRRRITAVLVHGFAEDFAFFSSDPRKLTDAFEHMVLLNRFYVALLEGEPAAVASVTAGAQECFAPRWSEIRRHLGAVHGTISHLVLRSQFLGAADENRAGLAEIGFVTTEPGSQGRGVATALMRHILALPDHREFVLRDIKDTNAPALGLYAKLGFTEYQRRPVRFARRAGFTDYVSMRLAQTG; via the coding sequence ATGATCGAGGTCAGGCGCGGCGACGAACTGGGCGAGGACTACCGGCGGCGGATCACCGCGGTGCTGGTCCACGGCTTCGCCGAAGACTTCGCGTTCTTCTCCTCCGACCCGCGGAAGCTCACCGACGCGTTCGAGCACATGGTCCTGCTGAACCGGTTCTACGTCGCCCTCCTGGAGGGGGAGCCCGCGGCCGTCGCCTCTGTCACCGCGGGTGCGCAGGAGTGCTTCGCGCCCCGATGGTCCGAGATCCGACGCCACCTGGGCGCGGTGCACGGCACGATCAGCCACCTCGTCCTTCGCTCCCAGTTTCTCGGCGCGGCGGACGAGAACCGGGCGGGCCTGGCAGAGATCGGCTTCGTCACGACCGAGCCCGGCAGCCAGGGACGCGGGGTCGCGACCGCGCTCATGCGGCACATCCTCGCCCTTCCCGACCACCGCGAATTCGTGCTCCGCGACATCAAGGACACCAACGCCCCAGCGCTCGGCCTCTATGCCAAGCTCGGGTTCACCGAGTACCAGCGACGCCCCGTCAGGTTCGCCCGGCGCGCGGGGTTCACCGACTACGTCTCCATGCGACTCGCTCAGACGGGGTGA
- a CDS encoding TetR/AcrR family transcriptional regulator, which translates to MPRTAEQNAALRAARQEVIQTAAVRVFARRGFAASTIRDIAREADVSVGSIYRHYATKDELYLALLDQAVAGLVALTAEISGEGRPEDVIRAFTARFLADVTADDGAAEFVVVVNHGVTTDTPPGTVERIVGAQRSMWRAFEECVRRGQAAGEFGSGDPAEITACYFATLGGLTTMRLALGAELAVPDVHIVLRVLTEGTSG; encoded by the coding sequence ATGCCGCGCACGGCCGAGCAGAACGCCGCGCTGCGCGCGGCCAGGCAGGAGGTCATCCAGACGGCCGCCGTCCGGGTGTTCGCCCGCCGAGGGTTCGCGGCGTCGACCATTCGCGACATCGCGCGAGAAGCGGACGTGAGCGTCGGGTCGATCTACCGCCACTACGCCACGAAGGACGAGCTGTACCTGGCCCTGCTCGACCAGGCCGTCGCCGGCCTCGTCGCGCTCACGGCCGAGATTTCGGGAGAGGGGCGGCCGGAGGACGTGATCCGCGCGTTCACCGCCCGCTTTCTGGCCGACGTCACGGCCGACGACGGCGCCGCCGAGTTCGTCGTCGTCGTCAACCACGGGGTCACCACCGACACGCCCCCCGGCACGGTCGAGCGGATCGTCGGGGCACAGCGCTCGATGTGGCGCGCCTTCGAGGAGTGCGTGCGGCGGGGCCAGGCCGCCGGCGAGTTCGGCAGCGGCGATCCGGCAGAGATCACGGCATGCTACTTCGCCACCCTCGGCGGTCTGACGACCATGCGGCTCGCCCTCGGTGCCGAGCTCGCCGTCCCGGACGTCCACATCGTGCTGAGAGTACTCACGGAAGGAACGTCCGGATGA
- a CDS encoding TetR/AcrR family transcriptional regulator: MGEQTTTRRRTRRTDPGRKARIIEAALDAIAEDGAAAATHRSIAARAGVPLGSVTYHFTGLGDLHAQAFARYVAEASAAFEALFAGVETREQLVDVLVDYVHGGPARRRSATLGFELHLAALRAPALRSLTQAWTSDSRAVLARFTGPDVAARLDALLEGMVMHALLSTEPEPREATRAAIVQTLGEARP; this comes from the coding sequence ATGGGAGAGCAGACGACGACCCGCAGGCGGACGCGCCGCACCGATCCCGGCCGCAAGGCGCGCATCATCGAGGCCGCCCTCGACGCCATCGCGGAGGACGGCGCGGCGGCCGCGACCCACCGGAGCATCGCCGCCCGCGCCGGCGTGCCGCTCGGCTCCGTCACCTACCACTTCACCGGCCTCGGCGACCTGCACGCTCAGGCGTTCGCCCGGTACGTGGCCGAGGCGTCGGCGGCGTTCGAAGCCCTGTTCGCAGGCGTCGAGACCCGCGAGCAGCTCGTCGACGTCCTGGTCGACTACGTGCACGGGGGTCCGGCCCGGCGCCGCAGCGCCACCCTCGGGTTCGAGCTCCACCTCGCCGCGCTCAGGGCACCCGCCCTCCGCTCCCTCACCCAAGCCTGGACGTCTGACAGCCGCGCAGTGCTGGCACGCTTCACCGGCCCCGACGTAGCCGCTCGCCTGGACGCGCTGCTGGAAGGGATGGTCATGCACGCACTCCTCAGCACCGAGCCGGAGCCGCGCGAAGCGACGCGGGCGGCGATCGTGCAGACGCTGGGGGAGGCGCGTCCGTGA
- a CDS encoding epoxide hydrolase family protein, with product MTPVITVPDADLDDLRSRLRRTRWPDTWPVPGWSAGTDPAELRRLTAYWADGYDWRTHEAAINALPSHFADIDGTPVHYLRFDGEHPDALPIVLTHGWPSTVLELVELARRLSAPSHYGGVPADAFTVIVPSLPGFAFSPQRPSLEAEQTHELWHRLMHDELGFTRYAAHGGDLGAGISARLAERPTPKHSSASTSSRSPHRPPTTPRPSPRRSKRTSTPSLPGAPKRAATSTNKARARSHWDTA from the coding sequence GTGACACCCGTGATCACCGTCCCCGACGCCGACCTGGACGACCTGCGCTCACGCCTGCGGCGCACCCGGTGGCCGGACACCTGGCCCGTCCCCGGCTGGAGCGCCGGCACCGACCCCGCCGAGCTGCGACGCCTGACCGCCTACTGGGCGGACGGCTACGACTGGCGCACCCACGAGGCCGCCATCAACGCACTCCCGTCCCACTTCGCGGACATCGACGGAACCCCCGTCCACTACCTCCGCTTCGACGGAGAGCACCCGGACGCGCTGCCGATCGTCCTGACGCACGGCTGGCCCAGCACCGTCCTCGAACTCGTCGAGCTGGCACGCCGCCTTTCAGCACCGTCGCACTACGGAGGCGTTCCGGCCGACGCGTTCACCGTCATCGTCCCGTCCCTCCCAGGCTTCGCGTTCTCACCGCAGCGTCCGTCGCTCGAAGCAGAGCAGACGCACGAGCTCTGGCACCGCCTCATGCACGACGAACTCGGCTTCACCCGCTATGCCGCCCACGGCGGCGACCTAGGAGCCGGAATCAGTGCCCGCCTGGCCGAGAGGCCCACCCCGAAGCACTCGTCGGCATCCACGTCCTCGCGGTCGCCGCACCGCCCACCTACGACCCCGCGACCCTCACCCCGCAGGAGCAAGCGCACCTCGACTCCGTCTCTGCCTGGAGCGCCGAAGAGGGCGGCTACCAGCACGAACAAAGCACGCGCCCGCTCACACTGGGATACGGCCTGA
- a CDS encoding alpha/beta fold hydrolase, translated as MEKYRAWSDCGGDLSSRFSDDFVLTQASLYWFTNTIGTSFRPYYEYNRGLTRRVEKVDVPTALALFPADLAHPPSTWAERTYNLTRYKVMPRGGHFAAHEEPALLADDLTEFFRPLR; from the coding sequence GTGGAGAAGTACCGCGCCTGGAGCGACTGCGGAGGCGACCTGTCCTCCCGGTTCAGCGACGACTTCGTCCTGACGCAGGCGTCCCTCTACTGGTTCACCAACACCATCGGGACGTCCTTCCGCCCCTACTACGAGTACAACCGCGGCCTGACGAGACGCGTGGAGAAGGTGGACGTCCCCACGGCCCTGGCCCTCTTCCCGGCAGACCTGGCCCACCCACCCAGCACCTGGGCCGAACGCACCTACAACCTCACGAGGTACAAGGTCATGCCGCGCGGCGGCCACTTCGCCGCCCACGAAGAACCCGCCCTACTCGCAGACGACCTGACCGAGTTCTTCCGCCCCCTCCGCTAG
- a CDS encoding ATP-binding protein has protein sequence MRTLVGFRLREWGLAGIAGDVSQVAGELVANAVEVTLYREIRVRFVREVRTVMLAVWDSSDAMPVLRPIVELSLEDIVPDARALEPGHDAGTRGRGLPIVQALAAECGVTRTEPHGKWVWARVAF, from the coding sequence GTGCGGACGCTCGTGGGGTTTCGGCTTCGCGAATGGGGGCTTGCGGGGATCGCCGGGGACGTTTCCCAGGTGGCCGGCGAATTAGTCGCCAATGCGGTGGAGGTTACCCTTTATCGGGAGATCCGGGTCAGGTTCGTGCGAGAGGTGCGAACCGTCATGCTCGCGGTGTGGGACTCGTCCGATGCCATGCCCGTGCTGCGTCCGATCGTCGAACTGTCCCTGGAGGACATCGTCCCGGACGCGCGGGCACTCGAACCTGGGCACGACGCCGGGACGCGGGGGCGGGGCCTGCCGATCGTGCAGGCGCTGGCCGCAGAGTGCGGGGTCACCAGAACCGAGCCGCACGGCAAATGGGTGTGGGCGAGGGTGGCCTTCTGA
- a CDS encoding Imm26 family immunity protein — protein MEILKPSRRKLREGDVFAFRVPRAGEHFMFGRVIRVDMPMGDSPMPGDNLVYLYGHRSKEKVPELGALTVDDLLVPPKFINRQPWLKGFFENVVHAPLEDSDVLARHCFRKPLKEVYVNDRGDVLAERIEPCGFFALDSYLTLDDAISEALGVAPASD, from the coding sequence ATGGAGATATTGAAACCGTCCCGGCGGAAGCTACGGGAGGGCGACGTCTTCGCCTTCCGCGTTCCCCGGGCCGGCGAGCATTTCATGTTCGGCCGGGTGATCAGGGTCGACATGCCGATGGGAGATTCTCCCATGCCGGGGGACAACCTCGTCTACCTCTACGGCCATCGTTCGAAGGAGAAGGTCCCCGAGCTGGGAGCGCTGACGGTGGACGACCTGCTGGTCCCACCGAAGTTCATCAACCGGCAGCCCTGGCTCAAGGGCTTCTTTGAGAACGTCGTGCACGCGCCGCTCGAAGACAGTGACGTGCTCGCCCGGCATTGCTTCCGCAAGCCGCTAAAAGAAGTTTATGTAAACGACCGGGGCGATGTGCTCGCCGAGCGCATCGAGCCCTGCGGTTTCTTCGCATTGGACAGCTATCTGACGCTCGATGACGCCATCAGCGAGGCCTTGGGTGTGGCTCCCGCGAGCGACTGA
- a CDS encoding Type 1 glutamine amidotransferase-like domain-containing protein, with product MTFLGARLFLGSAGLGALPAWLGSLPDVPRRAVLVPTAANPLPSAPFVRAAAEMLRGEGLAVDVFDLEGASGDGVRRVLDGVQVVFVTGGIRSSCWSMFVAAGVDRVAVPSVGDGSLAYVGISAGAALAGPDLRPLRGSDDPGTVDSTAGLGLVPFVVLPHRNRGRAARHDRLAREPGRAWPVISINDDQAVGVAGCGFEVLESR from the coding sequence GTGACGTTCTTGGGGGCGCGGTTGTTTCTGGGGTCGGCTGGGTTGGGGGCGTTGCCCGCCTGGTTGGGCTCGCTGCCAGACGTGCCGCGCCGGGCGGTGCTCGTTCCCACGGCGGCGAATCCGCTGCCGTCCGCGCCCTTCGTCCGTGCCGCCGCCGAAATGCTCAGGGGCGAAGGGTTGGCGGTGGACGTCTTCGATCTCGAAGGCGCCTCGGGTGACGGCGTCCGGCGCGTGCTGGACGGGGTTCAGGTCGTTTTCGTCACCGGGGGTATCCGCTCTTCCTGCTGGAGCATGTTCGTCGCAGCGGGGGTCGATCGCGTTGCCGTGCCCTCTGTCGGCGACGGGTCCCTGGCCTACGTGGGGATCTCGGCCGGGGCGGCTCTCGCCGGGCCGGATCTGCGGCCGCTGCGAGGTTCCGACGATCCCGGGACGGTCGACTCCACCGCCGGGCTCGGCCTGGTCCCGTTCGTCGTGCTGCCGCACCGGAACCGGGGACGGGCCGCGCGGCACGACCGGCTGGCCCGCGAGCCCGGACGGGCGTGGCCCGTGATCTCGATCAATGACGACCAGGCCGTCGGCGTCGCCGGCTGCGGCTTCGAGGTCCTGGAATCTCGGTAG
- a CDS encoding IS481 family transposase → MGHANARLTLHGRCLLVRRVVFDRRAVAHVAAELGVSRQCAHRWVRRFRDQGWAGLAERRSGPRACPSRTPVKTEERVLAARDELRAGPDHIAAATGVPARTVTRILRRHGVPVLAACDPLTGTRIRASRASERRYEHDAPGEMIHLDVKKLGRIPDGGGWRAHGRGQAVRVRGIGYDFVHTAIDDHTRLAYAEVLPDEKGTTTAAFLTRAAAFFAGHGITRIHRVLTDNAKNYRVSAAFQQACAQLGARQKFTRPRHPWTNGKAERLNRTLATEWAYRRPYTSNDQRTQALKPWLEHYNTTRPHSALGGKPPITRLSPRS, encoded by the coding sequence GTGGGTCACGCTAATGCCCGGCTGACGCTTCATGGCAGATGTCTACTGGTTCGCCGTGTCGTGTTCGACCGGCGTGCGGTCGCGCACGTCGCCGCCGAGCTCGGGGTGTCGCGGCAATGCGCGCACCGGTGGGTCCGACGGTTCCGTGACCAAGGCTGGGCCGGGCTGGCCGAGCGGCGCAGCGGGCCGCGCGCGTGCCCGTCCCGGACCCCGGTCAAGACCGAGGAGCGGGTGCTGGCCGCCCGAGATGAGTTGCGTGCCGGGCCCGACCACATCGCGGCGGCCACCGGAGTGCCGGCCCGCACCGTCACCCGGATCCTGCGCCGTCACGGTGTGCCGGTGCTGGCGGCCTGCGACCCGCTGACCGGCACCCGGATCCGCGCGTCCCGCGCGAGCGAGCGCCGCTACGAGCACGACGCACCGGGCGAGATGATCCACCTGGACGTCAAGAAACTCGGCCGCATCCCCGACGGCGGCGGCTGGCGGGCACACGGCCGCGGCCAAGCCGTCCGCGTCCGCGGCATCGGCTACGACTTCGTCCACACCGCCATCGACGACCACACCCGCCTGGCCTACGCCGAAGTCCTGCCCGACGAGAAAGGCACCACCACCGCCGCCTTCCTCACCCGAGCCGCAGCGTTCTTCGCCGGCCACGGCATCACCCGGATCCACCGGGTGCTCACCGACAACGCCAAGAACTACCGCGTCTCGGCCGCCTTCCAGCAGGCCTGCGCCCAACTGGGCGCCCGCCAAAAGTTCACCCGACCCCGCCATCCCTGGACCAACGGCAAAGCCGAACGACTCAACCGCACCCTGGCCACCGAATGGGCCTACCGGCGCCCCTACACCAGCAACGACCAACGCACCCAAGCCCTCAAGCCCTGGCTGGAGCACTACAACACCACACGCCCCCACTCGGCCCTGGGCGGCAAGCCACCCATCACCCGACTGTCACCAAGATCATGA
- a CDS encoding MerR family transcriptional regulator: MRIGELADATGVSRRLLRYYEDQGLLHPARLANGYREYSDADATAVRHIRALLTAGLPTATIAQLLPCVHDENGRMVPSSCPTTIARLRQEQSRITGAITRLRTAQQALDSILATALHRLGPLPANPAPPRA, encoded by the coding sequence ATGCGGATCGGGGAGCTCGCCGACGCGACAGGGGTCAGCCGGCGCCTGCTGCGCTACTACGAGGACCAGGGGCTGCTGCACCCGGCACGGCTGGCCAACGGCTACCGGGAGTACAGCGACGCCGACGCCACCGCGGTGCGCCACATCCGGGCCCTGCTCACGGCCGGGCTCCCCACCGCGACCATCGCCCAGCTCCTGCCCTGCGTCCACGACGAGAACGGACGGATGGTGCCGTCGTCCTGCCCGACCACGATCGCCCGGCTGCGGCAGGAGCAGTCGCGCATCACTGGGGCGATCACCAGGCTCAGGACGGCCCAGCAGGCGCTCGACTCGATCCTCGCCACCGCCCTGCACCGCCTCGGCCCCCTGCCCGCGAACCCCGCACCGCCGCGGGCGTAG